A window from Pangasianodon hypophthalmus isolate fPanHyp1 chromosome 4, fPanHyp1.pri, whole genome shotgun sequence encodes these proteins:
- the LOC113539773 gene encoding zinc finger protein 3, which yields MQTRRSSSALAVSGEVSLSFQDELAATIHRAFEVAVEIAVVEVSKLVSQALGDVRDQMQETLRENTFLKTRLQSAELELDTVRKGRKSKSPAAADDDQPQSDFSQRHDSQTKCESRSTGRADSPTAQETEKMCLNVDESFCEIREDGSVRSRDLGSASLVQCREQKSGPPHESLIPENEQMAQHSQDIHGDQNPPSVEQPVCKKEENLEPQLGDASGEDDGDDENNLDEDDDDIRPSCSFNSEHDGEFETDRLSLVQSKLLEDWRPDPEAPQMRSDQNENANAGPSRSLDAPDMISAPVGGNPGFSASFDALYQSVARTHFVHPAPQNDDVQMRTNVPTRIHQCKICGHSFSRASDLRRHHSHRHRVRVANPAKAGSAGRPVKQQLFPPGCSPYHCNECGRDFNRMENLKTHLRIHTGERPYSCSVCGVRFRHSGALTRHFRIHTGEKPYVCGQCGKRFRNCGGLRFHQKSHTTDRHMVLNCI from the exons ATGCAGACGCGTCGCTCCTCGTCGGCGCTGGCTGTTAGCGGCGAGGTGTCGCTTTCTTTCCAGGATGAGCTCGCTGCCACCATCCACCGAGCCTTCGAGGTGGCGGTGGAGATCGCGGTGGTGGAGGTGAGTAAGTTAGTGAGCCAGGCGCTGGGGGATGTGCGCGATCAGATGCAGGAGACGCTGAGGGAGAACACGTTCCTCAAGACGCGGCTGCAGTCCGCCGAGCTCGAGCTGGACACCGTGAGGAAAGGCAGAAAGAGCAAGAGCCCGGCTGCAGCCGATGATGATCAGCCGCAGAGTGATTTCTCTCAGCGACACGACAGCCAGACCAAGTGTGAGAGCCGATCCACGGGGAGAGCAGACAGCCCAACAGCTCAGGAGACTGAGAAAATGTGCCTAAATGTGGACGAGTCTTTCTGTGAAATCCGTGAGGATGGAAGCGTTCGGTCACGTGACTTGGGCTCAGCATCCCTAGTGCAGTGCCGTGAGCAGAAGTCAg GTCCACCACATGAATCTCTTATTCCAGAAAATGAACAGATGGCACAGCACAGCCAAGATATACATGGTGACCAGAATCCACCATCTGTTGAGCAGCCAGTCTGCAAGAAAGAGGAGAACCTAGAACCACAGCTGGGTGATGCTTCTGGAGAAGATGATGGGGATGATGAGAATAATCTGGATGAAGACGATGATGACATTAGGCCAAGCTGCAGCTTTAACTCGGAGCATGATGGAGAGtttgagacagacagactttcTCTGGTTCAGTCTAAACTGCTGGAGGACTGGAGGCCTGACCCAGAGGCGCCACAAATGAGATCAGATCAGAATGAGAATGCAAATGCTGGACCCAGCCGTAGTCTTG aTGCTCCAGACATGATCTCCGCACCTGTTGGTGGTAATCCTGGCTTCTCAGCCTCCTTCGATGCTCTCTACCAATCAGTAGCCAGAACTCACTTTGTCCATCCTGCTCCTCAAAACGACGATGTCCAGATGAGGACAAACGTCCCCACCAGGATTCACCAGTGTAAAATCTGCGGCCATTCGTTTAGTCGAGCAAGTGATCTGCGCAGACATCATAGTCACCGGCACAGAGTGAGGGTAGCTAACCCAGCTAAAGCAGGAAGTGCAGGTAGACCTGTCAAACAGCAGCTGTTCCCTCCAGGCTGTAGCCCATATCACTGCAACGAATGTGGCCGTGACTTCAACCGCATGGAAAACTTAAAGACGCATTTGCGCATACACACTGGAGAACGTCCGTACTCTTGTTCTGTGTGCGGGGTACGGTTCCGGCACTCAGGGGCACTCACACGCCACTTCCGTATCCACACAGGTGAAAAGCCGTATGTGTGCGGGCAGTGTGGGAAACGTTTCCGGAACTGCGGTGGCCTGCGCTTCCACCAGAAATCCCACACTACAGATAGACACATGGTTTTGAATTGTATTTGA
- the zdhhc21 gene encoding palmitoyltransferase ZDHHC21 isoform X2 — MKLRMHFVVDPMGWFCISTVLFIWLYNTILIPKLVLLPHYAEGHITGALVVCYYLASLLCVTALLRASTADPGRLAQDPKIPLAEREQWELCNKCNLMRPKRSHHCSRCGHCVRRMDHHCPWINNCVGEDNHWLFLQLCFYTQVLSLYTLVLDFCQYYYFQPLVSVDKELFTVRHELALLRVSCFMGLIMFGGMSSLFYSQITGILSDTTTIEKMSHSSEGNAHRSWQQSLAEVFGTRWKLLWFLPFRSRRPLYPSSSSHSHV; from the exons ATGAAGCTACGGATGCACTTCGTGGTGGACCCCATGGGCTGGTTCTGCATCAGCACGGTGCTGTTCATCTGGCTCTACAACACCATCCTCATCCCCAAGCtggtgctgctgccacattatGCTGAAGGACATATAACTGGAGCACTAGTTGTCT GTTACTACCTAGCATCACTCTTGTGTGTGACTGCATTGTTAAGGGCTTCCACGGCAGACCCAGGACGACTCGCTCAAGACCCCAAAATCCCCTTAGCAG AACGTGAACAATGGGAGTTGTGCAATAAATGCAACCTTATGAGGCCAAAGAGGTCACACCACTGCAGCCGCTGTGGACACTGTGTGCGCCGCATGGACCACCATTGTCCCTG GATTAATAACTGTGTTGGGGAAGATAACCACTGGCTCTTTCTTCAGCTGTGTTTCTACACTCAGGTCCTGAGTCTCTACACTCTTGTGTTGGACTTCTGCCAGTACTACTACTTTCAGCCTCTAGTCTCAGTGGACAAG GAGTTATTTACGGTGCGTCATGAGTTGGCACTCTTGCGTGTGTCCTGCTTCATGGGATTGATTATGTTCGGAGGAATGAGCAGTCTCTTCTACTCACAGATCACAGGAATCCTTTCT GACACAACCACTATAGAGAAAATGTCTCACTCCTCTGAAGGGAA TGCTCATCGGTCGTGGCAGCAGTCGCTGGCCGAGGTGTTTGGCACGCGCTGGAAGCTCCTGTGGTTCCTGCCGTTCCGAAGCAGACGGCCACTGTACCCGAGTTCCTCCTCCCACTCGCACGTGTAg
- the slx1b gene encoding structure-specific endonuclease subunit SLX1, which translates to MVVEVESFYGVYMLYCTNPKFKGRIYIGFTVNPERRIGQHNAGRHKGGAKKTSGRGPWEMVLIIHGFPSDIAALRFEWAWQHPHTSRRLSHVTRRTRKESSLQFHWRVLSNMLRVAPWSRLPLTVRWLRQEYQLEFEPQLQPPLHIPLTFGCVRAKKKQQQEEQEESRLDRCLLCRGIVQTSDRLSCFHPSCKMVCHLICLAKHFLKSDPANLLPVEGECPGCHHSVLWGNLIRHKNGCYGDLEEITSNSSQSHWADELQI; encoded by the exons ATGGTTGTGGAGGTGGAGAGCTTCTATGGGGTGTACATGCTGTACTGCACCAACCCCAAATTTAAGGGGCGCATTTACATCGGCTTCACTGTGAACCCCGAGCGGAGAATCGGCCAACACAACGCCGGGAGACACAAAGGGGGAGCCAAGAAGACCAGCGGCAGAGGACCGTG GGAGATGGTGCTTATCATCCATGGCTTTCCATCTGATATTGCTGCTCTAAGG TTTGAGTGGGCGTGGCAGCACCCGCACACGTCTCGCCGGCTCTCTCACGTGACCCGGCGAACGCGTAAAGAGTCCAGCCTGCAGTTTCACTGGCGCGTGCTCTCCAACATGCTGCGGGTGGCACCGTGGAGTCGTCTACCCCTCACCGTGCGCTGGCTGAGGCAGGAATACCAGCTGGAGTTTGAGCCACAGCTGCAGCCGCCTCTGCACATCCCTCTGACCTTCGGCTGTGTTCGTGCTAAGAAGAAACAACAGCAGGAGGAGCAAGAGGAGAGCCGGCTGGACCGGTGTCTACTGTGTAGAGGGATTGTGCAG acttCAGATAGACTGTCTTGCTTCCATCCCTCCTGTAAGATGGTCTGTCATCTGATTTGCTTGGCAAAACATTTCTTGAAGTCAGACCCGGCTAACCTACTTCCTGTAGAGGGCGAATGTCCCGGGTGCCATCACTCAGTGCTGTGGGGGAATTTGATTCGGCACAAAAATGGCTGCTATGGTGACCTAGAAGAGATTACTTCAAATTCTTCTCAG AGTCATTGGGCAGATGAGTTGCAGATATGA
- the zdhhc21 gene encoding palmitoyltransferase ZDHHC21 isoform X3: MKLRMHFVVDPMGWFCISTVLFIWLYNTILIPKLVLLPHYAEGHITGALVVCYYLASLLCVTALLRASTADPGRLAQDPKIPLAEREQWELCNKCNLMRPKRSHHCSRCGHCVRRMDHHCPWINNCVGEDNHWLFLQLCFYTQVLSLYTLVLDFCQYYYFQPLVSVDKELFTVRHELALLRVSCFMGLIMFGGMSSLFYSQITGILSGHDGSEVGTLGTLCTRQDLHPEWDAGPSQGTIHTHIHCYTACSCQTCIHPNDSG, from the exons ATGAAGCTACGGATGCACTTCGTGGTGGACCCCATGGGCTGGTTCTGCATCAGCACGGTGCTGTTCATCTGGCTCTACAACACCATCCTCATCCCCAAGCtggtgctgctgccacattatGCTGAAGGACATATAACTGGAGCACTAGTTGTCT GTTACTACCTAGCATCACTCTTGTGTGTGACTGCATTGTTAAGGGCTTCCACGGCAGACCCAGGACGACTCGCTCAAGACCCCAAAATCCCCTTAGCAG AACGTGAACAATGGGAGTTGTGCAATAAATGCAACCTTATGAGGCCAAAGAGGTCACACCACTGCAGCCGCTGTGGACACTGTGTGCGCCGCATGGACCACCATTGTCCCTG GATTAATAACTGTGTTGGGGAAGATAACCACTGGCTCTTTCTTCAGCTGTGTTTCTACACTCAGGTCCTGAGTCTCTACACTCTTGTGTTGGACTTCTGCCAGTACTACTACTTTCAGCCTCTAGTCTCAGTGGACAAG GAGTTATTTACGGTGCGTCATGAGTTGGCACTCTTGCGTGTGTCCTGCTTCATGGGATTGATTATGTTCGGAGGAATGAGCAGTCTCTTCTACTCACAGATCACAGGAATCCTTTCT ggtcatgATGGATCCGAAGTCGGGACCCTGGGAACACTGTGCACGAGGCAGGAtttacaccctgaatgggacgccggtccatcacagggcaccattcacacacacattcactgctACACTGCCTGTAGTTGCCAGACTTGCATACATCCTAATGACTCTGGCTGA
- the zdhhc21 gene encoding palmitoyltransferase ZDHHC21 isoform X1 has product MKLRMHFVVDPMGWFCISTVLFIWLYNTILIPKLVLLPHYAEGHITGALVVCYYLASLLCVTALLRASTADPGRLAQDPKIPLAEREQWELCNKCNLMRPKRSHHCSRCGHCVRRMDHHCPWINNCVGEDNHWLFLQLCFYTQVLSLYTLVLDFCQYYYFQPLVSVDKELFTVRHELALLRVSCFMGLIMFGGMSSLFYSQITGILSDTTTIEKMSHSSEGNSAHRSWQQSLAEVFGTRWKLLWFLPFRSRRPLYPSSSSHSHV; this is encoded by the exons ATGAAGCTACGGATGCACTTCGTGGTGGACCCCATGGGCTGGTTCTGCATCAGCACGGTGCTGTTCATCTGGCTCTACAACACCATCCTCATCCCCAAGCtggtgctgctgccacattatGCTGAAGGACATATAACTGGAGCACTAGTTGTCT GTTACTACCTAGCATCACTCTTGTGTGTGACTGCATTGTTAAGGGCTTCCACGGCAGACCCAGGACGACTCGCTCAAGACCCCAAAATCCCCTTAGCAG AACGTGAACAATGGGAGTTGTGCAATAAATGCAACCTTATGAGGCCAAAGAGGTCACACCACTGCAGCCGCTGTGGACACTGTGTGCGCCGCATGGACCACCATTGTCCCTG GATTAATAACTGTGTTGGGGAAGATAACCACTGGCTCTTTCTTCAGCTGTGTTTCTACACTCAGGTCCTGAGTCTCTACACTCTTGTGTTGGACTTCTGCCAGTACTACTACTTTCAGCCTCTAGTCTCAGTGGACAAG GAGTTATTTACGGTGCGTCATGAGTTGGCACTCTTGCGTGTGTCCTGCTTCATGGGATTGATTATGTTCGGAGGAATGAGCAGTCTCTTCTACTCACAGATCACAGGAATCCTTTCT GACACAACCACTATAGAGAAAATGTCTCACTCCTCTGAAGGGAA CAGTGCTCATCGGTCGTGGCAGCAGTCGCTGGCCGAGGTGTTTGGCACGCGCTGGAAGCTCCTGTGGTTCCTGCCGTTCCGAAGCAGACGGCCACTGTACCCGAGTTCCTCCTCCCACTCGCACGTGTAg
- the zgc:112271 gene encoding bolA-like protein 2, with protein MAITMDHIREKLIAEIGAIHVEVEDTSPNRCATSFKVLVVSPQFEGKPLLQRHRLVNTCLATELKEIHAFEQKTLTPEQWEKQKQQ; from the exons ATGGCGATTACCATGGATCACATTCGGGAAAAACTGATAGCAGAAATTGGTGCAATACACGTG GAAGTAGAAGACACATCTCCCAACAGATGTGCTACAAGTTTTAAGGTGCTTGTAGTGTCCCCTCAGTTTGAAGGAAAGCCACTGTTGCAGAGACACAG ATTGGTGAACACATGCCTTGCTACTGAGCTGAAGGAGATACATGCCTTTGAGCAGAAGACCTTAACGCCAGAGCAGTGGGAAAAGCAGAAACAGCAGTGA